A stretch of the Streptomyces sp. NBC_00654 genome encodes the following:
- the istB gene encoding IS21-like element helper ATPase IstB, translating into MPRTPAAGSRPGPAKTADKTAPTGHQTASDLAFLARAMKAPTLLDAAERLAERARAESWTHTEYLVACLQREVSARDSHGGEGRTRAAHFPAIKTIEELDVAHLRGLTRQQLAHLGTLDFITGKENVVFLGPPGTGKTHIATGLAVRACQSGHRVAFATASQWVDRLAAARRSGQLQEELVKLGRYPLIVIDEVGYIPFEAEAANLFFQLIANRYERASVIVTSNKPFGRWGEVFGDETVAAAMIDRLVHHAEVHSLKGESYRMRGRKLGRVPTPTDND; encoded by the coding sequence ATGCCCCGCACCCCAGCGGCCGGCTCCCGGCCAGGCCCGGCGAAAACCGCGGACAAAACAGCGCCCACCGGCCATCAGACTGCCTCGGACCTGGCATTTCTCGCCCGCGCGATGAAGGCACCCACCCTGCTGGACGCCGCCGAACGTCTGGCCGAACGCGCCCGCGCCGAGTCCTGGACCCACACCGAATACCTGGTCGCCTGCCTGCAACGCGAGGTGTCCGCCCGCGACAGCCACGGCGGCGAGGGCCGCACCCGGGCTGCCCACTTCCCCGCGATCAAGACCATCGAGGAACTCGATGTCGCCCATCTGCGCGGTCTGACGCGACAACAGCTCGCGCATCTGGGCACACTGGACTTCATAACGGGCAAAGAGAATGTGGTCTTCCTCGGCCCGCCCGGAACCGGCAAGACCCACATCGCCACCGGCCTCGCCGTCCGGGCCTGCCAGAGCGGACACCGCGTGGCCTTCGCCACCGCTTCCCAATGGGTGGACCGCCTCGCCGCAGCCCGCCGCTCCGGGCAACTCCAGGAAGAACTGGTCAAACTCGGCCGCTACCCGCTGATCGTGATCGACGAGGTGGGATACATCCCCTTCGAAGCCGAAGCGGCCAACCTCTTCTTCCAGCTGATCGCCAACCGCTACGAGAGAGCGAGTGTGATCGTCACGAGCAACAAGCCCTTCGGACGCTGGGGAGAAGTCTTCGGCGACGAGACCGTGGCCGCCGCCATGATCGACCGGCTCGTCCACCACGCAGAGGTCCACTCCCTCAAAGGCGAGTCCTACCGCATGCGAGGACGAAAACTCGGCCGCGTCCCCACCCCCACCGACAACGACTGA
- a CDS encoding MbtH family NRPS accessory protein yields MENPGAYVVVRNVEEQYSIWRAGRRIPDGWTVVGEPAERAECLDRIEELWTDMRPRSAR; encoded by the coding sequence ATGGAAAACCCTGGCGCATATGTGGTTGTCCGCAACGTTGAAGAACAGTACTCGATCTGGCGCGCCGGTCGACGAATTCCGGACGGCTGGACGGTGGTGGGCGAGCCGGCGGAGAGGGCCGAATGCCTGGATCGTATCGAGGAGCTGTGGACGGACATGCGTCCGAGGAGCGCGCGGTGA
- the istA gene encoding IS21 family transposase: MILVEDWAEIRRLHRAQGLSARAVARQLGISRNTVLRALASDRPPQYRRAAKGSAVDAVEPAVRELLRQTPTMPVTVIAERIGWERGLTILRDRVRELRPVYLPVDPVSRTVYQPGELAQCDLWFPPVDIPLGYGQSGRPPVLVIVSGYSRMITARMLPSRQTGDLIDGHWRLLADGWQAVPRTLVWDNEAGIGRGKLTSEFAAFAGLLAVKVHLCRPRDPEAKGLVERANGYLETSFLPGRTFSGPDDFNTQLTGWLQIANRRTHRAIAARPTDRWESDRAQMLPVPPVAPPHWWRFQTRIGRDHYIRVDTCDYSVHPRAIGHRVLVRADNEDITVTLTDTPSAGAGTETVARHPRCWARHQTLTDPEHAEAARLLRGEVWHQQAARAATAHTAALAPNNLGVEVEQRELDTYDRMFTLIEGGGGKEEADT; this comes from the coding sequence GTGATCCTTGTGGAGGACTGGGCTGAGATCCGCCGGTTGCACCGGGCTCAAGGACTGTCCGCGCGGGCTGTTGCCCGACAGCTGGGGATTTCACGGAACACGGTGCTACGGGCTCTTGCTTCGGACCGGCCCCCGCAGTACCGGCGGGCGGCGAAGGGGTCTGCGGTGGACGCGGTGGAACCTGCGGTCCGGGAGCTGCTGCGGCAGACCCCGACCATGCCCGTGACTGTGATCGCGGAGCGAATCGGCTGGGAACGCGGGCTGACGATCCTGCGGGACCGGGTGCGTGAGCTGCGGCCGGTGTATCTGCCGGTGGATCCGGTATCGCGGACGGTCTATCAGCCCGGTGAGCTCGCGCAGTGCGACTTGTGGTTTCCGCCGGTGGATATCCCCCTCGGCTACGGCCAGAGTGGACGCCCGCCGGTCCTGGTCATCGTCTCGGGCTACTCACGGATGATCACCGCCCGGATGCTGCCCTCCCGGCAGACCGGCGACCTGATCGACGGTCACTGGCGGCTGCTGGCCGACGGCTGGCAAGCAGTCCCCAGGACGCTTGTCTGGGACAATGAGGCAGGCATCGGCAGAGGAAAGCTGACTTCCGAGTTCGCGGCGTTCGCGGGGCTGCTCGCGGTGAAGGTCCACTTGTGCCGGCCCCGTGACCCGGAGGCCAAGGGCCTGGTGGAACGCGCGAATGGTTACCTGGAGACGAGTTTCCTGCCCGGGCGGACGTTCAGTGGCCCCGACGATTTCAACACCCAGCTCACCGGCTGGCTGCAGATCGCCAACCGCAGGACCCATCGTGCAATCGCCGCTCGGCCGACGGACCGCTGGGAGTCCGACCGGGCCCAGATGCTCCCGGTCCCGCCGGTCGCCCCGCCCCACTGGTGGCGCTTTCAGACCCGCATCGGCCGTGACCACTACATCCGGGTCGATACCTGCGACTATTCCGTCCACCCCCGGGCGATCGGTCACCGCGTCCTGGTCCGTGCGGACAACGAGGACATCACGGTCACCCTCACCGATACCCCCAGCGCCGGTGCCGGGACGGAGACGGTGGCGCGGCACCCGCGCTGCTGGGCCCGCCACCAGACGCTCACCGACCCCGAGCACGCCGAGGCGGCCCGCCTCCTGCGCGGAGAGGTCTGGCATCAGCAGGCCGCCCGAGCGGCCACCGCCCATACTGCCGCCCTGGCACCGAACAACCTCGGCGTCGAAGTCGAACAGCGCGAACTGGACACCTACGACCGGATGTTCACCCTCATTGAGGGCGGCGGCGGGAAAGAGGAGGCGGACACCTGA
- a CDS encoding SidA/IucD/PvdA family monooxygenase, which produces MLDMLGIGFGPSNVALAAAMTEAENPPRALFLEARERLAWHPGMLLDGARMQISFLKDLVTLRNPESPYSFLAYLKAKDRLEEFANLREFHPSRIEFQDYLRWVAGHFEHQTVFGARVASVSPDFGIDGMARSFTVSAKLAHSGEYVTYQTRNVVYAPGGTPNRLAGVAPRDERVIHTAEFLERFPESFPDRSADLSFAVVGGGQSAAEIIEYILAKYPLSRIHAILPGYSFRPADDSPYSNEVFFSAEVDDHFTAHDRAARLAGARSTNYGVVDLDLIEDLYRMGYEDRVRGNVPRLTLCRSSRLLSADAGSTGIDVTVGGPEGSRSLNLDGLVLATGYHRELDPEMFRDVVPHLRRNESGDFLVSRAYRADSAPELTAGIYFQGLAESSHGIGDTLLSLLPFRSAEIAEDVRKNSEVPSADEMEYPPDRHVETDTVALLETVQRFPLATLISSDDDGEVFATHLPLILDRERGEQGVLFGHLDAGNPQVPNLNGRRVLAVFHGPNSYISPRTYTTDQLPTWNYVAVHVRGRVRVLENQDQVVSGLAGISENADRSEGAYRLDKNDSRIEKLIGGIVGFELDIESLTGRFKLSQDRNEEDRKRAMAVLREGVGGEHHDFVARIHQQ; this is translated from the coding sequence ATGCTCGATATGCTGGGGATCGGATTCGGCCCGTCCAATGTGGCGCTGGCCGCTGCCATGACAGAGGCGGAGAATCCGCCCAGAGCACTCTTCCTGGAGGCCAGGGAAAGACTTGCCTGGCACCCGGGAATGCTGCTGGATGGCGCCCGGATGCAGATTTCTTTCCTCAAGGACTTAGTGACGCTGCGCAATCCGGAAAGCCCTTATTCCTTCCTCGCGTACCTCAAGGCCAAGGATCGCCTGGAGGAGTTCGCGAATCTCCGGGAATTCCATCCCTCTCGTATTGAATTCCAGGACTACCTTCGCTGGGTGGCGGGGCACTTCGAGCACCAGACTGTCTTCGGGGCGCGCGTGGCGTCGGTCAGTCCGGACTTCGGCATCGACGGCATGGCGCGCAGCTTCACGGTCAGTGCGAAACTCGCACATTCCGGGGAGTACGTCACCTATCAGACACGCAACGTCGTGTACGCCCCGGGTGGGACTCCGAATCGGCTCGCGGGTGTGGCTCCGCGTGACGAGCGTGTCATTCATACCGCGGAATTCCTTGAGCGTTTCCCGGAGAGCTTCCCCGATCGCTCGGCGGATCTGTCGTTCGCAGTGGTCGGCGGCGGTCAGTCCGCCGCGGAGATCATTGAGTACATCCTCGCGAAGTACCCCTTGAGCCGTATCCACGCAATTCTCCCCGGATACTCCTTCCGGCCTGCGGACGACAGCCCGTACAGCAACGAGGTCTTCTTCTCCGCCGAGGTCGACGACCACTTCACCGCCCACGACCGCGCGGCTCGGCTGGCGGGGGCGCGCAGCACCAATTACGGCGTCGTGGACCTTGACCTCATCGAAGACCTGTATCGCATGGGCTACGAGGACCGGGTCCGCGGGAATGTGCCGCGGCTCACGCTCTGCCGGTCCAGCAGGCTGCTGTCGGCGGACGCCGGCTCGACGGGAATCGATGTGACCGTCGGTGGCCCGGAGGGCAGCCGGAGCCTGAACCTGGACGGCCTCGTGCTGGCCACCGGCTATCACCGCGAGCTCGATCCCGAGATGTTCAGGGACGTCGTCCCGCATCTGCGGAGGAACGAGTCAGGTGATTTCCTGGTCAGTCGTGCGTACCGGGCGGACAGCGCACCAGAACTGACGGCGGGCATCTATTTTCAGGGCCTCGCGGAGTCGTCGCACGGTATTGGCGACACCTTGCTCTCGCTCCTGCCCTTCCGGTCGGCCGAGATAGCTGAAGACGTGCGGAAGAATTCGGAAGTGCCCTCGGCGGATGAGATGGAATACCCGCCGGACCGTCATGTCGAGACGGACACGGTGGCGCTTCTGGAAACCGTACAGCGTTTCCCGCTCGCGACGTTGATCTCCTCGGATGACGACGGTGAGGTGTTCGCGACGCATCTTCCGCTGATCCTGGACCGGGAACGGGGAGAGCAGGGGGTGCTGTTCGGCCATCTCGACGCCGGAAATCCCCAGGTCCCGAACCTTAACGGCCGCCGGGTGCTGGCGGTGTTCCACGGTCCGAATTCCTATATATCGCCCCGGACCTACACGACGGACCAACTGCCGACCTGGAATTACGTAGCTGTCCATGTGCGGGGCCGCGTGCGCGTTCTGGAGAACCAGGACCAGGTTGTCTCGGGCCTTGCCGGCATCAGTGAGAATGCCGATCGGTCGGAGGGCGCATACCGCTTGGACAAGAACGACTCACGTATCGAGAAGCTCATCGGCGGAATCGTGGGGTTCGAGCTGGACATCGAATCGTTGACCGGCCGGTTCAAGCTCTCCCAGGACCGGAACGAAGAGGATCGGAAGCGTGCCATGGCGGTTCTCCGTGAGGGTGTGGGCGGCGAGCACCATGACTTCGTGGCTCGAATACACCAACAGTGA
- a CDS encoding non-ribosomal peptide synthetase: protein MPGSYRGAVDGHASEERAVRAGAVGEFSMNNAEPGCVHELFDHRATQSPEAVAVRSEGMDHSYASLRRASDSMAAILVGKGVLPGDVVAVACPRSFDLIAGMLGILKAGAAYLPIEQELPDARVRGMLRTAGARVVLTGGAGAERTWADFGVAEVPAGERTPRRQAPGVAVSPAIAAYVLFTSGSTGKPKGVVYPHAGAVNRLRWLQETYGLRPGDRVLQKTPYGFDVSFWEFFWPLSVGATLVFASAGDHRDPARVAALIRDERITVAHFVPSVLRIFLDQKDVAEFTSSLRHLFASGEALSPELAEAVHQKLGIRVDNQYGPTESGECTWWTYRENHGHASTPIGEAVPGFRTYVLDEHLSRVPDGEAGELFLGGDGNLAHGYLGEPVLTAEKFLPDPFGSPGERMYRTGDRVRHDPEAGLLYLGRTDSQLKLHGNRIETGEVETALRKLPGVREAAVKVVPDETGGQLVAYVLTDFPFSPGDARRLLAETLVAAAVPSHYVVLDEFPVNRNGKLDRDALPVPALDAEAGNGAMDGASELHVAVAEVWAGVTGRSPASIDQEFLDAGGNSLKAVQLVGRLRRLTGLDLTVEEFFTAGTVRSIATVLEHRFENLDSPGIPL, encoded by the coding sequence ATGCCTGGATCGTATCGAGGAGCTGTGGACGGACATGCGTCCGAGGAGCGCGCGGTGAGGGCCGGTGCTGTGGGGGAATTCTCGATGAACAATGCCGAACCAGGCTGTGTGCACGAGCTGTTCGACCATCGAGCGACGCAGTCACCCGAAGCCGTGGCTGTGCGGTCGGAGGGGATGGATCACTCGTACGCCTCTCTACGGAGGGCCTCCGACAGCATGGCCGCGATACTCGTCGGGAAGGGGGTGCTGCCGGGCGACGTCGTGGCCGTCGCCTGCCCAAGGTCGTTCGACCTGATTGCCGGCATGCTGGGCATCCTCAAGGCGGGTGCGGCGTACCTTCCGATCGAGCAAGAACTTCCCGACGCCCGGGTACGGGGAATGCTGCGTACAGCCGGTGCCCGGGTGGTGCTTACCGGCGGTGCGGGAGCCGAGCGCACATGGGCGGACTTCGGCGTGGCAGAGGTGCCCGCAGGTGAGCGCACGCCTCGGCGGCAGGCGCCAGGAGTCGCGGTCTCTCCCGCGATTGCCGCCTATGTGCTCTTCACCTCCGGATCGACCGGAAAACCCAAGGGCGTTGTCTACCCCCATGCGGGCGCGGTGAACCGGCTCCGCTGGCTCCAGGAGACCTATGGCCTCCGGCCGGGCGACCGGGTGCTCCAGAAGACACCTTACGGATTCGACGTATCGTTCTGGGAGTTCTTCTGGCCGCTGTCCGTGGGTGCCACCCTGGTCTTCGCCTCCGCGGGAGATCACCGGGATCCGGCGCGAGTGGCCGCACTGATCAGGGACGAGCGGATCACTGTCGCCCATTTCGTCCCGTCGGTTCTCCGCATCTTCCTCGACCAGAAGGACGTGGCGGAGTTCACCTCCTCGCTCCGTCATCTGTTCGCCAGTGGCGAGGCACTCTCCCCCGAACTGGCGGAGGCTGTGCACCAGAAGCTGGGTATCCGGGTGGACAACCAGTACGGGCCCACGGAGTCGGGCGAGTGCACCTGGTGGACCTACCGGGAGAACCACGGCCATGCCTCGACGCCCATCGGGGAAGCCGTCCCGGGGTTCCGTACCTACGTCCTCGACGAGCACCTCAGCCGGGTTCCCGACGGTGAGGCCGGTGAGCTCTTCCTCGGTGGCGACGGGAACCTCGCGCATGGCTACTTGGGGGAGCCTGTCCTCACGGCCGAGAAGTTCCTGCCGGACCCGTTCGGCTCACCCGGTGAGCGCATGTACCGGACGGGGGACCGGGTCAGGCACGACCCCGAGGCCGGGTTGCTGTACCTGGGCCGGACCGACAGCCAGCTGAAGCTGCACGGCAACCGCATCGAGACCGGGGAGGTGGAAACCGCTCTCCGGAAGCTGCCGGGCGTCCGGGAGGCCGCCGTCAAGGTCGTGCCCGACGAGACCGGTGGACAGCTGGTCGCCTACGTGCTCACGGACTTTCCTTTCAGCCCCGGTGACGCACGGCGTCTTCTCGCCGAGACCCTCGTGGCGGCCGCTGTGCCCTCGCACTACGTGGTACTGGACGAGTTCCCCGTGAACCGCAACGGCAAGCTGGACCGTGACGCCCTGCCCGTACCCGCGCTCGATGCGGAGGCCGGGAACGGGGCCATGGACGGCGCCTCGGAACTGCACGTCGCCGTCGCCGAGGTGTGGGCGGGAGTGACGGGCCGGTCACCGGCGTCGATCGATCAGGAATTCCTGGACGCGGGCGGCAACTCCCTGAAAGCGGTTCAACTCGTCGGCCGGCTACGCCGGCTGACAGGGCTCGACCTCACCGTGGAGGAGTTCTTCACGGCCGGCACCGTACGTTCCATCGCCACAGTCCTCGAGCATCGGTTCGAGAACCTCGATTCCCCCGGGATACCGTTATGA
- a CDS encoding MFS transporter — translation MESAVPSAAQSAKGQGRRPHRNFRLLLIGETTSKLGTSVTSVLLPLVAVTTLHASPFVMGVLTAAPWLPWLVIGLPAGAWVDRLAPRRVMLVCNAVSAAVFASVPVTWWLGALTIGHLLGAALISGAASVFFSTAYSAYLPQLVPKEDLMERNAQLQAGDQTARVAGPGLGGLIARTLGSVPGLLLDAVSFVVSSLCLMAIRSDGPRPVPAPRRRLGREIADGLGFVVGNPWVRAVTAFGAAVNLAMAGLQAVQIVFLVRTVGVGSDTLGWLVSCGGLGGVLGGLVAGRLARRLGTARALLAIQFAASPFGLLAALTGPGPGLAFFVIGTAVMLAGVVACNVIIVSFRQAYCPPELLGRVTATTLFLNYSTIPLGALLGGSLASLFGARPTMWVVTAALVAAGGFLLVAPLRGLRDLPGAPVADG, via the coding sequence ATGGAATCCGCCGTGCCCTCTGCCGCGCAGTCCGCGAAAGGCCAGGGCCGGCGGCCCCACCGGAACTTCCGGTTGCTGCTGATCGGCGAGACCACCAGCAAGTTGGGCACCAGCGTGACGTCCGTCCTGCTGCCGCTCGTGGCCGTCACCACCCTGCACGCCTCACCGTTCGTGATGGGTGTGCTCACCGCCGCGCCGTGGCTGCCGTGGCTGGTCATCGGCCTGCCTGCCGGTGCGTGGGTCGACCGTCTCGCGCCGCGCCGGGTGATGCTCGTGTGCAACGCCGTCTCCGCGGCCGTGTTCGCGAGCGTGCCGGTCACCTGGTGGCTGGGAGCCCTGACCATCGGGCACCTGCTCGGGGCTGCCCTGATCTCCGGTGCCGCCTCCGTCTTCTTCTCCACCGCCTACTCGGCGTATCTTCCCCAACTGGTCCCCAAGGAAGACCTGATGGAGCGCAACGCGCAGCTGCAGGCCGGGGATCAGACCGCCAGGGTGGCGGGCCCCGGTCTCGGCGGGCTGATCGCCCGGACCCTGGGCAGTGTGCCGGGCCTGCTCCTCGACGCGGTCTCCTTCGTGGTGTCATCGCTCTGTCTCATGGCCATCCGCTCCGACGGACCGCGCCCCGTCCCGGCACCCCGGCGGCGGCTGGGCCGCGAGATCGCCGATGGGCTGGGCTTCGTCGTCGGCAATCCGTGGGTCCGGGCCGTCACCGCGTTCGGCGCGGCGGTCAACCTGGCGATGGCCGGCCTCCAGGCCGTCCAGATCGTCTTCCTCGTGCGGACCGTCGGCGTCGGCTCCGACACGCTCGGCTGGCTCGTCTCCTGCGGCGGTCTCGGCGGGGTGCTCGGCGGTCTCGTGGCCGGCCGGCTCGCCAGGCGCCTGGGCACGGCACGCGCCCTCCTGGCCATCCAGTTCGCCGCCTCGCCCTTCGGCCTGCTGGCCGCGCTCACCGGTCCCGGGCCGGGGCTGGCGTTCTTCGTGATCGGAACGGCCGTGATGCTCGCCGGGGTCGTGGCCTGCAACGTCATCATCGTCAGCTTCCGGCAGGCGTACTGTCCGCCCGAGCTGCTGGGGCGCGTCACCGCGACCACTCTGTTCCTCAACTACAGCACCATCCCGCTCGGCGCCCTCCTGGGCGGTTCCCTCGCCTCCCTCTTCGGCGCCCGCCCCACGATGTGGGTCGTCACGGCCGCGCTGGTGGCCGCCGGCGGTTTCCTCCTCGTGGCGCCGCTGCGCGGCCTCCGTGACCTGCCGGGCGCACCTGTCGCCGACGGCTGA